In Paenibacillus durus, the DNA window CTCCACTATCTTGTGGAATTCATACGGCGGAAAGTCCGCGCTTGTTCCCAGCGTCAAGGTCTTCGCCGCGCCGGCATTGCCCTCTGTGGTGTTGGTAGTGGAACCATCCTTGCCGCAGCCAGAAATAAGGCTTGCCGCAAGCAGCATCCCCATAGACATTTTGATCCATTTGTTCATTTTCTCTTTCTCTCCCCTGTTCTCTCGTCGGGCGATTTGAAGCCCATCTCTAAGTATGTTAGTTGCCTTTTTGACCCAGACCGACTTATTATAGTTCAACCTACATGAATATGCAAAGAGTATTTTGTTGACAAATTGACCAAAATTATAGGGAAGTGCCGCATCCTTTATTTGCGAAATTAGCAGGTTGAGTGGCAGTATCAGTTTCTGAAAACATTCAGAAAAATAGTTTAATACTATGTATTTAAGGGTATTAAACTAAGTATACCGCTCGGGAGGCGTAGTGGCGCTTCAATCAGATTTAGGAGGGGAGACCATGCTGCTGGAAGCTTTGTATCACGTTCCACGCGATAAATGGGCATATGCCTATGACAAGGAATCCGTGCATCTGCTGATGCGGACCAAACGGGATGACGCTGATGCGGTATATGTCATGACCGGTGACAAATATGCTTGGGATCAGACTTTCGAGGAAATTGCGATGGAAAAAGCCGCTTCCGACGAACTATTCGATTATTGGGAAGCCTGTGCGCGGCCTAAATATAAACGGTTGTCCTATCTTTTTCGAATCGAATCAGGCGGTGAAACGGCTTATATGTCCAGCAAAGGGATTATGCATGAGATACCGCAGCCTCCGGGTAACAATTTCGACTTCCCGTATATCCATGAAGTTGATTTGTTCAAGGTTCCGGAGTGGGCTAAAGAAGCGGTCTTCTACCAAATTATGCCGGAACGTTTCGCCAACGGAGACACGGCCAATGACCCGGAGGGAACTGAAGCCTGGGGCGGTGAACCGAAGTACGACAACTTTTTCGGGGGCGATATCCAGGGGGTAATCGATCATCTCAGCTACCTGCTTGATCTCGGCGTAAATGCGATTTATTTCACGCCGCTGTTCGTGTCCCCGTCCAATCATAAATACGACATCATTGATTATAAACGGGTGGATCCGCAATTTGGCGATAATGAGCAGCTGAAGACTTTGGTCGATCTCTGCCATGAGAAAGGCATCCGCGTCATGCTCGATGCGGTGTTCAACCACTGCAGCAAACAATTTCCGCCCTTTCAGGATGTTATGGAGAAAGGCGAACACTCCAAATATGCTGATTGGTTCCATATCAATTCCTTCCCCGTAGAAGTCGTGGACGGTATACCGACTTACGATACCTTCGGATTTTATGAGGCAATGCCCAAATTCAATACGGCCAATCCGGAAGTCAAGTCCTATTTGCTGGACGTGGCGGAATACTGGATCAAGGAAGTCAAGCTGGACGGCTGGCGCCTCGACGTGGCCGACGAGATCGATCACCACTTCTGGCATGATTTCCGCAAGGTTGTGAAAAAAGCCAATCGGGACGCTTATATCGTAGGCGAGGTATGGAGCGATTCGCTAGCTTGGCTGCTCGGAGACCAGTTCGATTCCGTCATGAACTATCCGTTCTCCGGAACCGTTCTGGAATTCTTTAACGGCGGAATGGACAGCTACACCTTCTCAAATAAAATAGGCGGTCTGCTCATGCGCTACCCCAAGCAGGCCAATGAAGTCATCTTTAACCTTCTGTGCAGTCACGACACCCCGCGTCTGCTTAACGTTCTCGGGGAAGACAAGCGGAAAATGAAGCTCGCGGTCGCCTTCCTATTCACCTTCATTGGTACGCCATGTATATACTACGGTGACGAAATTGGGCTGTCCGGCGAAGGCGATCCCGGCTGTCGTAAATGTATGGAATGGGACCCAGACAGACAGGATCATGAGCTTCTTGATTTCTATAAAATAATGATTTCACTTCGCAAGGAGAATCCTGCGCTGCGAGGCGGAAGTTACCGGATTCTGGGCGCCTGCAAGGATGATCCCTGCATCATTTATGAACGTGTGGACAGCGATACCCATTTTACAATCTGGATGAACAATTCACCCGAACCCCGCAGCTTAAGCCACACGATTGAGACCGACGATTGGACCGATGCGCTCTCTGGCGACGCGGTAAGACCCGATGAAGGTATCATGCACATCTCTCTCGAACCGTATGGATTCCGCATTTTATCCCGCCGTGTAGAGCAGAAGATGCCCCCTTTCGTTCATAACGCGTCCGGCCGAGTATCAACAGAGCACTCTCCCGTACACCGATAAGTTCAAGCTGGCCGCCGCAAAATCAGTCTAGACTTAAGTATCGGATTTCGGTAAAAAAAGCAGCTTTCTCTAGCGCTCAAGCACTTGTGAGAAAGCTGCCTTTTTCTTTATTTTCGTGAATCAGCGTACATTCAGCCCGAATATTATCCCTGCCCGGTGATCTTCTTATAGATATCGATATACTCCTGCGCGGATACATCCCAGCTATAATCTCCCGTAAAAGCGTTGCGGGTCACGCGTTTCCAATGCTCGGGCTTGTTATAGAAGGATATCCC includes these proteins:
- a CDS encoding alpha-glycosidase, translated to MLLEALYHVPRDKWAYAYDKESVHLLMRTKRDDADAVYVMTGDKYAWDQTFEEIAMEKAASDELFDYWEACARPKYKRLSYLFRIESGGETAYMSSKGIMHEIPQPPGNNFDFPYIHEVDLFKVPEWAKEAVFYQIMPERFANGDTANDPEGTEAWGGEPKYDNFFGGDIQGVIDHLSYLLDLGVNAIYFTPLFVSPSNHKYDIIDYKRVDPQFGDNEQLKTLVDLCHEKGIRVMLDAVFNHCSKQFPPFQDVMEKGEHSKYADWFHINSFPVEVVDGIPTYDTFGFYEAMPKFNTANPEVKSYLLDVAEYWIKEVKLDGWRLDVADEIDHHFWHDFRKVVKKANRDAYIVGEVWSDSLAWLLGDQFDSVMNYPFSGTVLEFFNGGMDSYTFSNKIGGLLMRYPKQANEVIFNLLCSHDTPRLLNVLGEDKRKMKLAVAFLFTFIGTPCIYYGDEIGLSGEGDPGCRKCMEWDPDRQDHELLDFYKIMISLRKENPALRGGSYRILGACKDDPCIIYERVDSDTHFTIWMNNSPEPRSLSHTIETDDWTDALSGDAVRPDEGIMHISLEPYGFRILSRRVEQKMPPFVHNASGRVSTEHSPVHR